CTCCGCCCGTGCGGGGGGAGACGTCGGCGTTCTCGCGCCCGTCGCCGAAGCAGGCCGCGAAGGTTTTGCCCTCGACCTTCCCGACGAAACGATCGGCGACAAGCGCGCCCGCATCGCCGACCATATGAGCCGCGCGGCGCGCGAGTTCCTGACCAAGGCGGAGGGCGGCCTGCCTAATCTCGCCGTCATCTCGTCGGTCGCGCCCTTCGTCGGCCTGTTCGGCACGGTGTGGGGAATCATGACGAGCTTCGCCGGCATCGCCCAGTCGCAGGACACGAGCCTCGCGGTCGTCGCGCCCGGCATCGCCGAAGCGCTTGCGGCGACGGCGTATGGACTTGCCGCCGCCATCCCCGCGTCAGTCGGATACAACCGCATCGGCGCCGCCTTCGCGCGCGTTGGCCAGCAGGTCGCGCATTACATCGAAGACGAGTCTCTCCTGATGTGCAGCGGCCATCAGTCGCGTCCGCGTCGCGATCGGGAGGCTGCATAATGGGCATGCCCTCACGCCAGCGCCAGAGCGCAACCGAAGGCCTTTATCAGCCGCTCGCCGATATCAATGTGACGCCGCTCGTCGACGTCATGCTCGTGTTGCTGATCATTTTCATGATCACGGCGCCATTGCTCGCCAAGGGCGTCAAGGTGAACTTGCCGCAGGCGAGCGCCGCGATGCCGATCAACCAAAAAGACCCGATCGTCGTGACAGTGGGCAAGGACGGCAAGATCGCGCTTGGCGCGGACGAGCTCTCAGCCGAGGCGCTCGTCGACGGCATCAAGGTGATGATGGGCGACGACCAGTCGCGCGTCGTTCATATCCGCGGCGACACGGAGGCGGTTTATGGCGAGGTCGTCGCGGTGATGGATAAGCTTGCGACCAACGGCATCACCCATATCGCGATCATGACCAACTCGCGCAGCAAGACCGGCGCAGGCATGAAAGCCGCGCCCGGACGCGCTGCGCCCGCAGCGGTCGGCGCTCCGCCGGCGCAGGCGCCCGCCGCGGCCACAGGGGCGGCAAAATGACGGATCTCGCGCTAAGTCCCCACGACATGGCGCGGGAGGGCGATCATCCGCCTTCTGGTCCGGAGCCGGTTAAGCCGGGTTGGCTGCGCTCGGTGACGACCGTCCTCGTCGTCGCGGCGCATGTCATGGTCTTCGGCATACTCGCCTATTCGGCGAAGCCGACGGCGGTATCGCTCGACTCTGTCAGCATGGACCTCGTGCCGGAAGGCGACTTCTTCGAGCAGGAGGA
Above is a genomic segment from Methylocystis rosea containing:
- a CDS encoding MotA/TolQ/ExbB proton channel family protein; this encodes MDYNTLSPLAMFLNAGPVGKAVMALLLLASIWTWVLIVEGVVAVTRIAKSARSARAGGDVGVLAPVAEAGREGFALDLPDETIGDKRARIADHMSRAAREFLTKAEGGLPNLAVISSVAPFVGLFGTVWGIMTSFAGIAQSQDTSLAVVAPGIAEALAATAYGLAAAIPASVGYNRIGAAFARVGQQVAHYIEDESLLMCSGHQSRPRRDREAA
- a CDS encoding ExbD/TolR family protein, with product MGMPSRQRQSATEGLYQPLADINVTPLVDVMLVLLIIFMITAPLLAKGVKVNLPQASAAMPINQKDPIVVTVGKDGKIALGADELSAEALVDGIKVMMGDDQSRVVHIRGDTEAVYGEVVAVMDKLATNGITHIAIMTNSRSKTGAGMKAAPGRAAPAAVGAPPAQAPAAATGAAK